From a single Pseudoliparis swirei isolate HS2019 ecotype Mariana Trench chromosome 12, NWPU_hadal_v1, whole genome shotgun sequence genomic region:
- the pla2g7 gene encoding platelet-activating factor acetylhydrolase isoform X2, whose protein sequence is MGNDCSNNLGIPPGKGPHAVGCTDFMMDHTAQGSFFRLYYPCQETEKPVKPDWVPCVEYFNGLADFMKINRTFGERIFNYLFGSFKIPAAVDAPFKSDAKCPVVIFSHGLGAFRTLYSAICAEMASQGFIVASVEHRDQSAAATYFLREKTESEKADKSEPEASGPVQNHLVREWMYYRSLQHGEKEFPLRNQQVKHRADECILALDRLTEINSGVTMHNALQTRFDWTTLENSMDLCRVAAVGHSFGGATVIEALGKEVKFKCGVALDSWMLPLDDELFARVKQPIFFINSEKFQWAGNISRMRKLDSAVVQRKMITIRGAVHQSFPDFTFLTGNWIGKLLKLKGEIDPEVAMDLCNKATLAFLQRHLGLQKDFNQWDPLIDGQDENLIQGTNVTVLQSSI, encoded by the exons ATGGGGAACGACTGCAGTAACAACCTGGGCATCCCTCCAGGCAAGGGCCCCCACGCTGTGGGCTGCACCGACTTCATGATGGACCACACCGCACAG GGCAGCTTCTTCCGGCTCTACTATCCCTGCCAAGAGACGGAGAAACCAGTCAAACCAGACTGGGTCCCGTGCGTGGAGTATTTCAACGGCCTGGCCGACTTCATGAAGATCAACAGGACTTTCGGCGAGAGGATCTTCAACTACCTTTTCG GCTCCTTTAAGATCCCGGCCGCCGTGGACGCTCCGTTTAAATCCGATGCAAAATGTCCCGTCGTGATCTTCTCCCACGGCCTCGGAGCGTTCAG GACTCTCTACTCCGCTATATGTGCAGAAATGGCCTCGCAGGGCTTCATCGTGGCATCCGTGGAACACAG AGACCAGTCGGCCGCGGCGACCTATTTCCTCCGCGAGAAGACGGAGTCGGAGAAGGCCGACAAGAGCGAGCCCGAGGCCTCGGGCCCGGTCCAGAACCACCTGGTGAGGGAGTGGATGTACTACAGGAGCCTGCAGCACGGGGAGAAGGAGTTCCCCCTCCGGAACCAGCAG GTGAAGCACAGAGCGGACGAGTGCATCCTGGCTCTGGACCGACTCACCGAGATCAACTCGGGGGTCACGATGCACAACGCTCTGCAGACTCGGTTCGACTGGACGACGCTGGAG AACTCCATGGATCTGTGCCGGGTCGCCGCGGTGGGGCATTCCTTCGGGGGGGCGACGGTGATAGAAGCTCTGGGCAAGGAGGTTAAATTCAA GTGCGGCGTGGCGCTGGACTCCTGGATGTTGCCTCTCGACGACGAGCTCTTCGCGCGGGTGAAGCAGCCCATCTTCTTCATCAACTCGGAGAAGTTCCAGTGGGCGGGGAACATCAGCCGCATGAGGAAGCTGGACTCGGCCGTCGTCCAGCGGAAGATGATCACCATCAG GGGCGCCGTCCACCAGAGCTTCCCGGACTTCACCTTCCTGACGGGGAACTGGATCGGCAAGCTGCTGAAGCTGAAGGGAGAGATCGACCCCGAGGTCGCCATGGACCTGTGCAACAAGGCCACGCTGGCCTTCCTGCAGCGCCACCTCG ggCTGCAGAAGGACTTCAACCAGTGGGACCCTCTGATTGACGGCCAAGACGAGAACCTCATCCAAGGAACCAACGTCACGGTGCTCCAGTCCTCCATCTGA
- the pla2g7 gene encoding platelet-activating factor acetylhydrolase isoform X1, with product MLSRGGLVHLLGKRIRAWPRTAAMGNDCSNNLGIPPGKGPHAVGCTDFMMDHTAQGSFFRLYYPCQETEKPVKPDWVPCVEYFNGLADFMKINRTFGERIFNYLFGSFKIPAAVDAPFKSDAKCPVVIFSHGLGAFRTLYSAICAEMASQGFIVASVEHRDQSAAATYFLREKTESEKADKSEPEASGPVQNHLVREWMYYRSLQHGEKEFPLRNQQVKHRADECILALDRLTEINSGVTMHNALQTRFDWTTLENSMDLCRVAAVGHSFGGATVIEALGKEVKFKCGVALDSWMLPLDDELFARVKQPIFFINSEKFQWAGNISRMRKLDSAVVQRKMITIRGAVHQSFPDFTFLTGNWIGKLLKLKGEIDPEVAMDLCNKATLAFLQRHLGLQKDFNQWDPLIDGQDENLIQGTNVTVLQSSI from the exons ATGCTGTCTCGCGGAGGATTGGTACACTTATTAGGAAAGAGGATACGCGCGTGGCCGCGGACAG CCGCCATGGGGAACGACTGCAGTAACAACCTGGGCATCCCTCCAGGCAAGGGCCCCCACGCTGTGGGCTGCACCGACTTCATGATGGACCACACCGCACAG GGCAGCTTCTTCCGGCTCTACTATCCCTGCCAAGAGACGGAGAAACCAGTCAAACCAGACTGGGTCCCGTGCGTGGAGTATTTCAACGGCCTGGCCGACTTCATGAAGATCAACAGGACTTTCGGCGAGAGGATCTTCAACTACCTTTTCG GCTCCTTTAAGATCCCGGCCGCCGTGGACGCTCCGTTTAAATCCGATGCAAAATGTCCCGTCGTGATCTTCTCCCACGGCCTCGGAGCGTTCAG GACTCTCTACTCCGCTATATGTGCAGAAATGGCCTCGCAGGGCTTCATCGTGGCATCCGTGGAACACAG AGACCAGTCGGCCGCGGCGACCTATTTCCTCCGCGAGAAGACGGAGTCGGAGAAGGCCGACAAGAGCGAGCCCGAGGCCTCGGGCCCGGTCCAGAACCACCTGGTGAGGGAGTGGATGTACTACAGGAGCCTGCAGCACGGGGAGAAGGAGTTCCCCCTCCGGAACCAGCAG GTGAAGCACAGAGCGGACGAGTGCATCCTGGCTCTGGACCGACTCACCGAGATCAACTCGGGGGTCACGATGCACAACGCTCTGCAGACTCGGTTCGACTGGACGACGCTGGAG AACTCCATGGATCTGTGCCGGGTCGCCGCGGTGGGGCATTCCTTCGGGGGGGCGACGGTGATAGAAGCTCTGGGCAAGGAGGTTAAATTCAA GTGCGGCGTGGCGCTGGACTCCTGGATGTTGCCTCTCGACGACGAGCTCTTCGCGCGGGTGAAGCAGCCCATCTTCTTCATCAACTCGGAGAAGTTCCAGTGGGCGGGGAACATCAGCCGCATGAGGAAGCTGGACTCGGCCGTCGTCCAGCGGAAGATGATCACCATCAG GGGCGCCGTCCACCAGAGCTTCCCGGACTTCACCTTCCTGACGGGGAACTGGATCGGCAAGCTGCTGAAGCTGAAGGGAGAGATCGACCCCGAGGTCGCCATGGACCTGTGCAACAAGGCCACGCTGGCCTTCCTGCAGCGCCACCTCG ggCTGCAGAAGGACTTCAACCAGTGGGACCCTCTGATTGACGGCCAAGACGAGAACCTCATCCAAGGAACCAACGTCACGGTGCTCCAGTCCTCCATCTGA
- the prkrip1 gene encoding LOW QUALITY PROTEIN: PRKR-interacting protein 1 homolog (The sequence of the model RefSeq protein was modified relative to this genomic sequence to represent the inferred CDS: deleted 2 bases in 1 codon), producing the protein MAAHTHKNNKPGISGGKEAQPLIIAKTPAEEQRLKLERLMRNPDKPAPIPDRPKEWNPRAPPEFVRDVMGSSAGAGSGEFHVYRHLRRREYQRQDFLDKIAYKQDEDRDYLDKVEQNKLAADDRTAKRRKKREKIKQKKETAKKAKLESNKKEDDADSSSSDSSDGEKEEREDDAETPSFIMGKK; encoded by the exons ATGGCGGCGCACACGCACAAGAATAACAAGCCGGGAATATCTGGTGGAAAAGAGGCTCAGCCTCTGATAATCGCCAAAACTCCGGCGGAGGAACAACGTCTGAAGTTGGAGAGGTTAATGCGGAACCCGGATAAGCCAGCTCCGATCCCGGACCGGCCCAAAGAATGGAACCCGCGGGCTCCCCCGGAGTTCGTCCGGGACGTGATGGGCTCCAGCGCCGGAGCGGGCAGCGGGGAGTTCCACGTCTACCGGCACCTCCGACGCAGAGAGTACCAGAGGCAGGACTTCCTGGACAAGATAGCATACAAGCAGGACGAGGACCGGGACTACCTGGACAAGGTGGAGCAGAACAAGCTGGCGGCCGACGACCGAACGGCGAAGCGCAGGAAGAAGCGGGAAAAGATTAAGCAGAAAAAGGAGACGGCGAAGAAGGCGAAGCTGGAGTCC AACAAGAAGGAAGACGACGCCGACAGCAGCAGCTCGGACAGCAGcgacggagagaaggaggaacgAGAGGACGACGCCGAGACCCCGAGCTTCATCATGGGGAAGAAATGA
- the glrx5 gene encoding glutaredoxin-related protein 5, mitochondrial, whose product MNTLLRATASCLRSGAAVQLPRHTDGRVRSARFLCAAADYQKELGEMVKKDKVVVFMKGTPAQPMCGFSNAVVQILRMHGVDDYAAYNVLEDSELREGVKLFSNWPTIPQLYLSGEFVGGCDILLQMHQNGDLVEELKKLGISSTLLTAEEESK is encoded by the exons ATGAACACTTTACTCAGAGCCACTGCGAGTTGTCTGCGGAGCGGCGCTGCGGTCCAACTGCCCCGACACACCGACGGGCGCGTGCGGTCGGCCCGGTTCCTGTGCGCCGCGGCGGACTACCAGAAAGAACTTGGAGAGATGGTGAAGAAGGACAAAGTGGTGGTGTTCATGAAGGGGACGCCGGCGCAGCCCATGTGCGGCTTCAGCAACGCCGTGGTCCAGATCCTCCGCATGCACGGGGTGGACGACTACGCCGCGTACAACGTGCTGGAGGACTCCGAGCTCAGGGAAG GAGTCAAGCTCTTCTCCAACTGGCCCACGATCCCTCAGCTGTACCTCAGCGGTGAGTTCGTGGGCGGCTGCGACATCCTGCTCCAGATGCACCAGAACGGGgacctggtggaggagctgaagaagcTGGGCATCAGCTCCACGCTGCTGACGGCGGAGGAGGAGTCCaagtag
- the ints9 gene encoding integrator complex subunit 9, with product MKLFCLSGHPTLPCNVLKFKSTTIMLDCGLDTTSVLHFLPLPLVHSPRLSKLPSWVSKDGSLNLEKELKECAGRVFVDSQPEFCLPERELLDLSTVDVILVSNYHCMMALPYITEHTGFTGMVYATEPTLTIGRMLMEELVNFMERVPKAQSATCWKNKEIQRMLPGPLKDALDVWAWKRSYSLQEVNSALSKVQLVGYSQKVELFGAVQVSPLSSGYSLGSSNWIIQSHHEKISYVSSSSLLTTHPQPMDQSSLKNSDVLILTGLTQMPTANPDGMLGEFCSNLAMTIRAGGNVLVPCYPSGVIYDLLECLYQFIDSANLGTTPFYFISPVANSSLEFSQIFAEWLCHNKQSKVYLPEPPFPHAELIQTNKLKHYASIHGDFSIEFRQPCVVFTGHPSLRFGDVVHFMELWGKSSLNTIIFTEPDFSYLDALAPYQPLAMKCVYCPIDTRLNFHQVSKLLKEVQPVHVVCPEQYTQPPLTQSHRSDLMLELQPPPMPYRRCSVLSLPHKRRYERVYILPELANSLVPSEIKPGVSLATVFAVLHSKDNKHTLQSVAKPPPAPPSKKRKRVPEEPPVLLAPKPLLSGAVPLEAFLATLQKHGITEVKVEETADGHMLHLQAEDTLIQLEEDGTHIVCDNNEPLRTTLRDLVLRFLLKL from the exons ATGAAGTTG TTTTGTCTGTCTGGTCATCCCACATTGCCCTGCAATGTCCTCAAGTTTAAATCCACCACCATCATGCTGGACTGTGGACTGGACACCACCTCAGTGCTCCACTTCCTGCCCCTTCCGCTGGTGCACAG CCCACGACTCTCCAAGCTACCTAGTTGGGTCTCTAAGGATGGCTCCCTAAACCTGGAGAAG GAACTGAAGGAGTGTGCAGGACGAGTGTTTGTGGACTCGCAGCCAGAGTTCTGTCTCCCTGAG AGAGAGCTGCTGGATCTGTCGACCGTTGACGTCATCCTGGTCTCCAACTACCACTGTATGATGGCCCTGCCCTACATCACGGAGCACACCGGCTTCACTGGGATGGTGTACGCCACGGAGCCCACCCTGACCATCGGCAG gATGTTGATGGAGGAACTGGTGAACTTCATGGAGAGAGTTCCCAAAGCCCAGTCTGCCACCTGCTGGAAGAACAAGGAAATACAACG GATGCTCCCTGGGCCGCTGAAGGACGCGCTCGACGTGTGGGCGTGGAAACGAAGCTACAGCTTGCAGGAGGTCAACTCTGCCCTCAGCAAAGTGCAGCTCGTGGGTTATTCACAGAAAGTG GAGCTGTTCGGAGCGGTCCAGGTTTCCCCCTTAAGCTCGGGCTACTCACTGGGGAGCTCCAACTGGATCATCCAGTCTCACCATGAGAAGATTTCCTATGTGTCGAGCTCGTCCCTCCTCACCACCCATCCACAG cCGATGGACCAGAGCTCCCTCAAGAACAGCGACGTTCTGATTCTGACGGGCCTCACCCAGATGCCCACCGCAAACCCAGACGGCATGCTGGGAGAATTCTGCAGCAACCTCG CCATGACGATTCGAGCCGGAGGCAACGTGCTGGTGCCGTGCTACCCGTCCGGGGTGATCTACGACCTGCTGGAGTGTCTGTACCAGTTCATCGACAGCGCCAACCTGGGGACCACGCCCTTCTACTTCATTTCGCCCGTCGCCAACAGCTCGCTGGAGTTCTCTCAGATCTTCGCCGAGTG gCTCTGCCACAACAAGCAATCGAAGGTGTATCTCCCAGAGCCTCCGTTCCCTCATGCGGAG TTGATCCAGACCAACAAGCTGAAGCACTACGCCAGCATCCACGGGGACTTCAGCATCGAGTTCCGCCAGCCGTGCGTGGTGTTCACCGGCCACCCGTCTCTGCGCTTCGGGGACGTGGTCCACTTCATGGAGCTGTGGGGCAAATCCAGCCTGAACACCATCATCTTCACCG AGCCCGACTTCTCTTACCTGGATGCTCTGGCTCCCTACCAGCCGCTGGCCATGAAGTGCGTTTACTGTCCCATCGACACGCGACTCAACTTCCACCAAGTGTCCAAGCTCCTCAAGGAGGTCCAG CCCGTCCATGTGGTGTGTCCGGAGCAGTACACCCAGCCGCCGCTGACCCAGTCCCACCGCTCCGACCTGATGCTGGAGCTGCAGCCGCCGCCGATGCCCTACAGGCGCTGCTCTGTGCTCAGCCTGCCCCACAAGCGGCGCTATGAGCGGGTCTACATCCTGCCTGAG CTGGCTAACTCTCTGGTGCCGTCTGAGATCAAGCCCGGCGTTTCCCTGGCAACTGTGTTTGCAGTGCTGCACTCCAAGGACAACAAGCACACACTGCAG TCGGTGGCCAAACCCCCCCCAGCGCCCCCCAGCAAGAAGAGGAAACGGGTCCCCGAGGAGCCTCCGGTCCTGCTGGCCCCCAAGCCCCTGCTGAGCGGGGCGGTGCCCCTGGAGGCGTTCCTGGCCACGCTGCAGAAG CACGGCATCacggaggtgaaggtggaggagacggCGGACGGCCACATGCTGCACCTGCAGGCCGAGGACACGCTgatccagctggaggaggacggcACGCACATCGTCTGCGACAACAACGAGCCGCTGCGCACCACGCTGAGGGACCTGGTGCTGCGCTTCCTGCTGAAACTctga
- the LOC130202626 gene encoding alpha-1-antiproteinase-like: MAREEAPVFVLYGVTYLTALAWLAGRTAGGSVLPTPEELLSGPVRREPEANQQLNTSALNAALAFGPYRDLAERRQHNLLFSPLGLASALALLARVSASDSRSQVLEALGLDGNASRQSVEATVSALADLQRSLTVQEGGGVQRAESAAGIGAAPGVEFGDAANRSDSSDGPGARNDTEGGVNPGGQLRVWSSLHIDGKPSPDYGSFMPRPPPTSASNTSADTLMADLESSDTLELTNYVYFKGRQPFARRHTVQRSFQLNATASVEVAMMLGDDSSEVMMLYDTNCSATVVRLAHSERLASLLLLPKARLQPLEDCLSHERMSFWRSNLKPGRAEIRFPKFQLRKTYSLERLLRSSGVTSVFSHSAHFSGISQKILKLTKAPHEVMLEVEETKYEDGGRPDIMLDFSVPTRITFNRPFMLIIYDDLTGLVLLMGRIMDPTGV, translated from the exons ATGGCGAGAGAAGAAGCTCCGGTGTTTGTGCTGTATGGAGTCACATATCTCACGGCGCTGGCGTGGCTTGCAGGCCGCACCGCGGGCGGGTCGGTTCTGCCGACCCCTGAGGAACTCCTCAGCGGGCCCGTACGGAGAGAACCAGAGGCCAATCAGCAGCTCAACACGTCGGCCCTGAACGCGGCGTTGGCCTTTGGGCCGTACCGTGACCTGGCCGAGCGGCGGCAGCACAACCTCTTGTTCTCGCCCTTGGGCCTGGCGTCGGCTCTGGCGCTGCTGGCCCGGGTGTCCGCGTCCGACAGTCGGAGCCAGGTCCTGGAGGCCCTGGGGCTGGATGGCAACGCCTCGCGGCAGAGCGTGGAGGCCACCGTATCTGCTCTTGCCGATCTGCAGCGCAGCCTCACCGtgcaggaggggggaggggttcaAAGGGCAGAGTCTGCGGCTGGGATTGGAGCAGCTCCAGGGGTGGAGTTTGGAGATGCTGCAAACAGATCGGATTCATCTGATGGGCCAGGGGCTAGGAATGACACCGAGGGGGGGGTCAATCCTGGGGGTCAGCTCAGAGTGTGGAGCAGCCTGCACATTGATGGAAAGCCCTCCCCAGACTATGGCAGCTTCATGCCCCGACCTCCGCCGACCTCCGCCTCCAACACCAGCGCTGACACGTTGATGGCAGACCTGGAGTCCTCTGACACACTTGAACTTACCAATTATGTGTATTTCAAAG GTCGTCAACCGTTCGCGCGGCGGCACACGGTGCAGAGGAGCTTCCAGCTGAACGCCACCGCCAGCGTGGAGGTCGCCATGATGTTGGGGGACGACTCCTCCGAGGTGATGATGCTGTACGATACCAACTGCTCCGCCACGGTGGTGAGGCTGGCCCACTCGGAGCGCCTGGCCTCGCTGCTCCTGCTCCCCAAAGCCCGGCTGCAGCCCCTGGAGGACTGCCTCTCCCACGAGCGCATGAGCTTCTGGAGGAGCAACCTGAAGCCGGG gcggGCAGAAATCCGTTTCCCAAAGTTCCAACTGAGGAAAACATACAGTTTAGAACGCCTGCTGAGGAGCTCTGGGGTAACGTCGGTGTTCTCACACTCAGCCCACTTCTCTGGGATATCGCAGAAGATTCTGAAGCTCACCAAG GCTCCTCATGAGGTTATGCTGGAGGTGGAAGAGACCAAGTATGAAGACGGGGGGAGACC
- the clmnb gene encoding uncharacterized protein clmnb yields the protein MRMQDEASGNSVGGISEHGVQQPQDERRAVQRRAFTRWMNVFLQRRDPPVKVRDLFTDIQDGRVLMALLEELSGCKLLYRFRPSSHRIFRLNNISKALAFLDDRHVKLPGIDASSIADGIPSAVLNLVWNMILYFQVKKVLRGLQRQFSTSLSSLSTSSFPFSCDLSPQPNDMGSYSCNTLPSKGRKAAREPKYHGKAIKALLQWVQRCTSKFGVEVCDFGRSWRSGLAFLALIKSIDPDLVDLRENLTRQPRENMQLAFTIAHHSLDIPRLLEPEDMSGPSPDEQSVITYVSMFLEHCSGTDEDHTTHFGSLESVSSGEILADDPAAHASAHGLEGSSEQLLWRRWARRSSGSPRSTSLPTSGATAPINAKKSRSPSVLQPPSPLDAGGVSQEIRSWMDDASAQRGAGETTTGESHPSLSSEEGIYSLPALDSDEEDAYSYILGLHEEACQPRDPLNRRVARVEEETEGGVSSRGEQTEETQHLEVFEKTFSGSGHHEDSHVEPEVRAPPGAHRTVGGERSSREMAHNASVFESEEVVPGQSHDGGDPCGKQMIQEVTEYDRSVKRGRDEREALTGERKDSTICDGESRKIEVERETEKRGHGIEDEEKEEENVPKIEEERERKSMEEQEEEDRDEEGDMDMEGFTRGDDTDDVMDPDGRAAQQEDRNRGRRELTDGPTAPRHAPDGGVHVRGVERGGAPARPAASQSFRDLTPSELQMLLFLWILIYCCLIL from the exons ATGAGAATGCAGGACGAGGCCAGCGGGAACTCGGTGGGAGGGATCAGTGAGCACGGCGTGCAGCAGCCTCAAG atGAGAGGAGAGCGGTGCAGAGGAGAGCCTTCACCAGGTGGATGAATGTCTTTCTGCAGAGG CGCGATCCTCCAGTCAAGGTGCGCGACCTGTTTACGGACATTCAGGATGGACGAGTACTGATGGCTCTGCTGGAGGAGCTTTCCGGGTGCAAGCTA CTCTACAGGTTCAGGCCGTCTTCTCATCGCATCTTCAGACTGAACAACATCTCCAAGGCCCTGGCGTTCCTGGACGATCGACAC GTGAAGCTGCCTGGAATCGATGCCTCAAGTATCGCTGACGGgatcccctctgctgttctgaACCTGGTCTGGAATATGATCCTGTATTTCCAG GTAAAGAAAGTGTTGCGAGGCCTCCAGAGGCAATTTTCTACCAGCCTCTCTTCCTTATCCACGAGCAGCTTCCCCTTCTCCTGCGACCTCTCGCCCCAGCCAAATGACATGGGCAGCTACTCCTGCAACACACTGCCAAGCAAAGGCCGAAAGGCTGCCCGAGAGCCAAAGTACCACGGGAAGGCAATCAAGGCTCTGCTGCAATGGGTCCAACGCTGCACTTCAAA GTTTGGCGTGGAGGTGTGTGACTttgggaggagctggaggagtggGCTCGCATTCTTAGCCCTGATTAAGTCCATCGACCCGGACTTAGTGGACCTGAGGGAGAACTTGACCAGACAACCAAGAGAGAACATGCAGCTGGCCTTCACGATAGCTCATCACAGTCTGGATATACCACGTCTTCTGGAGCCTGAAG ACATGTCCGGCCCTTCCCCAGACGAGCAGTCCGTCATCACCTATGTGTCCATGTTTCTGGAACATTGTTCAGGAACAGATGAG gatcacacaacacattttgGATCCCTTGAGTCCGTCAGCTCTGGAGAGATCCTCGCCGATGACCCCGCAGCCCACGCCTCGGCCCACGGCTTGGAGGGGAGCAGCGAGCAGCTCCTGTGGAGGCGGTGGGCCCGCAGATCCTCAGGGAGCCCCCGAAGCACCTCGCTCCCCACCAGCGGGGCCACGGCACCCATCAACGCAAAGAAAAGCCGGAGTCCAAGCGTCCTGCAGCCGCCCAGTCCGCTGGACGCGGGCGGAGTCAGCCAGGAGATCCGATCGTGGATGGACGACGCGTCCGCTCAGCGGGGCGCCGGCGAGACCACGACGGGGGAAAGTCACCCGTCGTTGAGCTCAGAGGAAGGAATCTACAGCCTGCCAGCGCTGGACTCGGATGAGGAGGACGCCTACAGCTACATCCTGGGTCTGCACGAAGAGGCCTGTCAACCACGTGATCCGCTGAACAGGCGAGTGGCGAGGGTCGAAGAGGAAACCGAGGGAGGCGTGTCCTCGAGGGGCGAGCAGACGGAAGAGACACAACATCTGGAAGTGTTTGAGAAGACGTTCAGCGGGAGTGGACATCACGAGGACTCACATGTTGAACCAGAGGTCCGGGCTCCGCCAGGGGCCCATCGGACGGTTGGAGGGGAGAGGTCATCCAGAGAGATGGCCCACAATGCATCTGTGTTTGAGTCAGAGGAAGTTGTCCCAGGACAGAGTCATGATGGAGGGGATCCCTGTGGCAAACAGATGATACAGGAAGTGACAGAATATGATCGATCGGTGAAGCGCGGCCGTGATGAACGAGAGGCGCTGACGGGTGAAAGAAAGGACTCAACGATTTGTGATGGGGAGAGTCGGAAGATAGAagttgagagagagactgaaaaacGTGGCCACGGGATCGAAGacgaggaaaaagaggaggaaaatgtGCCGAAGATTGAGGAAGAGCGTGAGAGAAAGTCGAtggaagaacaagaggaagaggatcggGATGAAGAGGGGGACATGGACATGGAAGGATTTACTCGTGGAGATGACacggatgatgtcatggatccTGACGGCAGAGCAGCGCAGCAGGAAGACCGTAACCGTGGGAGACGAGAACTCACCGACGGTCCAACTGCCCCCAGACACGCCCCCGATGGAGGGGTCCATGTCCGgggggtggagcgggggggcgCTCCGGCCCGGCCCGCAGCTTCCCAGTCGTTCAG AGACCTGACCCCGTCAGAGCTGCAGATGCTCCTGTTCCTGTGGATCCTGATCTACTGCTGCCTCATCCtctga